The window TTTCCATTCAGATATCTTTACAGCCATATTTTGTTGTAAAACATGGTGTACTGCAGACAGATGTGTGAGTATACCTGTGAGGAACTTGAAGGCAGGGTTAGCCTCTGAGCCcattattttgattttgctGAAGAAGGGGAAGGTGACACCATAGGTGGACTTAGCGAAAGCCTCAATATCCCGGCTGGTACCGGTCTCTGTGTCTCCGAACTGGCCGCAGGGGAAGGCCAGGACGTTAAAATGAGAGGTGCCCAGCTCTCGGTGCAGCTCCTGCAGAGACCTGTAGCTCGTCTCCGTCTGCTCGCTGTGACTCGCCACGTTTACAACCAGAGAAGCCTGTGAAGATGCAAAACAACatagtttatactgtatatataatcaTTTTGAATGCTCCAAGAAACACATATTTTGCACCGAAAAGCGCCTTTAACCGACACTGGATAACTTAGTTAAAGTTTGTACAGATTTCCTCTCAGACTCAGAAATTATTGCTGATGATGTGGACCTACTTTTCCTCGGTACTTCTCCAGAGAAACCGTCCTCCCCTTCGCGTCTTTGACATCGAAAGAATAAAAATCCTTCGGTTTTCTCGGCTTCAACAGCTGAGTCTGCAGGAGGAACAGACACCCAACACCGACTGTCATGCTCAACAGAACCGTTAACCTTTTCGCTTTTGGGTTGGAGGACTTGGCAGGGTAGCCCCCTAAGGCCTCCATCTTGGAGGGGGAAGAACGAACCGTGGCCGGAGCGGGCGGGGGTTCCTACCAAGAGTCTTAGGGGAAGGACCGGCGGACCGGAGGAGGGTCGTGTCTAGATAGTAACCCTAGTTTTGCGAAAGATCTCGCGAGAGTGATcatttttaacccaaaccatgatctttcctgaactctaaccaagtgttttttgtgcctaaacataaTCAGACttttaaccacagcattgtcacatcataaaacataattattttgtacaatAACAAATACATTGCACATTGAAGGAATAACGCCCACAAATTACGCGAGAGTTTCGCAAATCGGGGTAGTGTTACCATCTAGACACGACCCCTAAGGAAAAACAGTACAGATGTGCACACAAGCAAAAGTGAAATCAAAAAGCGTAATCAGTAAAGCTTTCGTCACTATTAAAGCCATTCCCCCCTAAAATATAGCTTTCCAATTCCATTTTACATGTAaccaaaaagcaaacaaactagTCCCACATAAATGTGACAATGTGCTTTCTGTTGCTGCGTGTTGTGTCTTTTGGGTAAAATTTCCAGTCAAATATAAAGTGAGAAAGCACTCAGTATGAAAGCAAACTAAAGCTGAGGACTTTCCTAGATCAATGTAATATTAATGATCACTCAATTTTAGTCATATCACATTATATGAAATCTATTTGTCATGCTTTTGTCCAAAGGGACAGACAATATAAGCACATTCACCATAGAAAAAAGAGATTGATGCCATCAAAAATTAGTGCATccctacaaaaataaaaatgtgtggtcatatattattactattattatattgGCATTTGCATTTGGAAACTTGTAGGCCTCACTAATCTCATTAAACCAGATGACATTTCTCTAAAGCTCACAGAGGTCTGGAGAAATTCAAATACAAAAGTCAACCAGTGGCAACCACCCTGACCATCATGGTAACCTCTCAGTAACAAGTAAACACCAGTCTGAAACACCCTAGAAGCCACCAAACACTGTAGTCTGTTTGGGTTTGTGCtattggagttttttttttgtttaacagtttgttaATAGAGAGGTCTAACGGGGAGTTTGCCCACTCTGGGGTCACTGTAGGATAATATTCATTTCTTTGTCATTGGCAAACATAAGGAATATATACATTTGTTCATGTGAAGCCATAAGAAATAAATCATGAAATATAGTATTTTCTTATTTAGAGTGATATTAATGCTTTCATATCTGTAATTCATCAAATGTGCAAGTCTAGATTGTGGCAAATGAAAAAGTTACCACTTAATACTATGTGAAGAAACGCTCATTGTAAATGTAGAGGGACGAAATAAACACAACGATGACTCCTGACAGTTAAACCTGACTTGCTTCTACGCTGAAAAACTCTGACATGGAAGACTTCAGGATGTGTTAAAGTACTAAATAATCTGTCAAATGATCATGATTATGACACATGAAACAATTAACACAACTTCTCATTCAAAAACTTGTATGTGCTCAGAGAAAATCGCTGTGTTACTTTGTTCTGTATTACTTTTAACTCTGTTCTCCCCTATTATTATTCACTAATGTCAACCAAACACAAGGGTTAAAAATGCGCTGGTGGCAGCATGAATGTACAATATGACATGATATCTTCAGATAAGATATCAACCCTCTTGACTCCTACCTTAAAGCATACAAAGACCATTTGGGGAGAAACTATAATGGTCAAATCTTAGACTAAGTATAGATGAAAATTCCACAATAagaatattattttctttgatgCTTTGTGTTATttaagacacaaacaaaaaaaccaaaacacttaGAGGTCTTTACAGTCTTGTTTTGAAAGTTGTGTTCTTTATGTAGTTGCTTGACACCAATGAAAACTGAAGTTATGAGGTCTGAAGTCTGAAGATCGTGTcagtttccagtgttttgaTACTATTTAGATTgataatattatttttgtttttttatagtttgattcattgattttttgggttttttttgtcttctcagGGACAAACGGATGCACATCATGCGTCATACAAACGGTTCAGGAGGCGGATCATCCAGAGGAGCAGCAGTGAGGTTCCTGCTGCCAGTACACCTCTGTCCACTGGGCGGCAGTGTGAACCAGGCTTTGAGTTTGATGCTGTCTGCCAGAGACTGGAGCTGGACTCTCCACAGAGACCCTATGAACCAGCACAGAGAGGACTAGAGGGAAACAAAGGTATCCTACTGTTTTCAGAACAAACCACAACATGGAGGAAAATAGTCTGTGATACTGATCTCACACTCCTGTGATCAGATGTGATCAGTAAACCAAGAAATTACCCAAACTCAGCTTTGTGGtcactttaaaggtgcagtgtgtagaatttggtggcatctagcagaaaggatttggcagaaatgaaaaataatattcataaataagttttaattagtgtgtaatcaccagaaaatgtgaattgttgtgtttttgttactttaaaatgaaccctttatatctacatagggaacAGGTCCTTTCACAAGTTTTGCGGCCatcataggttctcctacacgcttgaaAGGCGAGGAGTGAGGGAAAGAGGTTATCAGTtggctgcaatctgcaacctcaccactagatgccactacatCCTAAACACAGCACCTTTAAATGATTGCTATTTTTGAGGAGTACAGAGaagaaaatatatagaaaataatcacatttaattCAGCGCTGCATGCAAGTACAAATTTTATTCTTTGACAAAGTTGTACTATATGCATAAAGACCAGTTTTTCACCATCTCACTTTAAATGAAGGCCCCAGAAGTATTTAGGCATCTTTAGTTCaacttcattattattttaggtGGCATAaaggaatatttattttgtccccctccactcaaacatgtgtttttctttttgttcttacagttggatgtttaagcttcactgtgcataatgatgtgtgtgcagaattTGACACTTAAAGGCTGTTTctatattcatctgctgaagaggaaaagtttctctgtgctcactgaaaatctgactTTAAGGGGTGGGCCTTCGAGCAGaatttgtgacattacaactaGTATGGAAGCCAATCCTTTTCCAATACACAACACTgataatggactttacagtgaagtaggagacatcttgtgtccagtagttaaacttttgaaatgaacaacatttgcatatttataggttctggatttttaatgagggagaaggaacaGATGccattttcatgattttaaaatcgtaattacattttttttgtggaaaaaccatatcagatgcacattattgttccaaacagagcatttttatactgtaagtcttaatacatgtctggaagggatctttaactAGTGCCCCACCAATATATAAGAGGCCTTTTCACAGGATAAATCTTTTACATCATATAATTTTCCCAGTTGACATCAGAATgagatttattgccaagtaggtttgcacatacaaggaatttgccttggtgttgtggtgcataacaactgaaaaaaatacaagataagagaaaaaacaagtacCACAAGTAATATACTTTAGTGTAATTCTCTTACACTAAAgtatatattgtaaaatatattctaaccTGAAAAGAGCTGTTAGAGTTTAAAATGAAGAGAAGGGAATGCACATATATTGACTGAGAATATGCAAACGTTCAATGTGCAAATGtacaaataataaatacagaattGCTTAAATGTAGCGTGCCTTGTGAGATGCGGGCCTTGAGAATGAGGCCAGCTGCAGCTGCAAGAAGAATgaagaaactgttcttgtggTGGGAGGTTTTGGTCTTTACGATATGAAAAAATGCAGTAGAGTACAAAACGTGCTCAAGGTCAACTGTGTGGATGGCAGCAAGCACAAGGTGTGAACTTCAAACTCCACGTGGACAGCACCTTGCAACACCTAAATTGTCAGTGTTGCATATCACAGCTGAGCAGACTGCACATATAGTAACACATTTATGGTTCAACCTTGATTTCAGTATGTATCTTTGTCACAGCTATTAATTGACCAATTTTGTGAGATTACTGCTAAAATATATGCACTTATATGTACAAAAGGTAAAGGTAGAAGATGTATTATGATCAGAATTGTCAGTAGTTAGTATCAGCATAGACCCCAAAATCCACTCAGTCAGTCTATgagttcttgtttttttgtttttagaataTATAGCATTATTACATGTACTGCATTACTAAATAACTCAAGGCAACATATTCCCCTGAGATTCAAAGCCACAAAACCCTCTCACCTTCATTATTTCTCATCATCGCTTCTGATTCTCCGCACAGAGACAGTAGACTGATGTGATGGAGACCAATgttatgttttctgtgttaTGATCGGGCTTCATCAGAGGCAACACTGGGGGGAGGCGGGTCCCACCGCAGCGCTGTGACACCACCGAACACACCGCTCATCATCCCTGCCAGGGGACGGCCCGTCACAGAAAATGCTCCAGAACAGGTTTGTTTGTTCCTTTGTCACTGTAGTTTAATTGTTGTGTCAACTGCCTCACAAGAAAAGAGGGCAGAGGAGtgacaaaagagaaaatcaaagaCACTACACAGGATATGGTTTCTtaaggtttttttgtttctggaAGTTTCAGTTAAAGATAATAGCAGAGAaaagtatgtatgtgtttttagtCTGTAGTTTCCTAATGCAAGACCACTTGAggtgaaatatgaaatgttatAAGATAAtgtaaggtaaaaaaaaaaatatctgcacaATGAGGATAATACCAGATATTACCTAATGAGTTTCAttatgtcacaaaatcatgATAAAAATCTTGCACAAAGGACTATTGAACCTGTCATGAGATCTCCATATTAGATGTCTGAGTTTGAAGAATTAATGTACACGTCATACAAAAGACTTAAATAGAaggaaatgatttattttgttgcaGGGATGGGTGTGGACAGCGGCACTACAAAGACATGGAATTGCACAACAGACTGGTACAGCTTGACTGTTTTTTCACTACATacttaagacacacacacacagacacatgatTGATGATCTTTTACCATATTATGTCATATCAGGAAATGAGTACGAATGGCTTACACACAAATGTTTCTGAGCAACATCCTGTAAAGTTTATTGAAGCATGGAGACATTTTGTACAAAGAATATGACATTTGAACACCAGAAGATATGTAAGTTTGATTAAACATTTCCTACTGACCTTCAAAGTCTTTGTAACCAAGACACCAAAGGACAACTCTTTTTCTGAGACACATTATCACATAACTTATTGAATTCCAAGAGTGCTTTACAATGTCAAGGGTTCTGGCTTCTACATTACgacaatacaacaatacacaGCTCAGGGTTTCAGCTTTATTCAGCCTTTATGTCttctgaggtgtgtgtgtctctcctgGATTCAGTGCAGCAGACAGATGACCAGTAACCATTACTTCTCTGTAATGAAGCCCACTTAGCTGACAGAGTGTCTAATACAGTTTAACGTGGGTGTTTGCTGCAACTCTGTATTTGTGTTGGTTTTCAAATGACACAACAAAGAGCTTTCATTTTTGAAGTGTGAACGCATAGAAATTGGTAGAACAAAGATGTATTGCTTTGGATGTGAAACTgcctgtatgtatttatgtagcTGTATTTTGATGTTTATCATATCATATTTGTCCATTGCAGGCTCTGATGATGACATAAGAAGTGATCTGCAGCCGTTTGCCCCTCTGAACAAAGCCTCAGTGAGTCTGCAAGGGAAGTCAGTGATGAAGTTGGCAGCGCCATCGCTGCTGAACGACTACTGTAAGAGAAGATGCACATCCTGCATAATACTCTCAAATACAtcttattttctctatttctgtttttaaaggttaaagCTGGTGTGATTCTTTCTATGGTCAAGAAACtgcatgaaaagaccaaaaccactAATGTGTTAGACCATATCTCAATACTTTTCAAATCACCCACCCTGCTAATTGCTCAGGACGAGGCCTGTTCTGCTTACTGAAGCAGTAAATCTTTAGAAAGGGGGCATAAATATATACTTTCattaaaaaaggctcagtaatttcctaaaaaaaagcTATACACTATAGATTTTAGcattttggtgtgtttgttggatggggggaggggggggggcatttaCAGCAGTAGTAGGTGTATGTAGGATCAATTCAAAACAAACTCCAGAGTTcatgttcattgtaatgaaggcacatgtcacccagtgcaacgctgtagctcactgatgtgttttttaatagtttttgtacAACAGTGAGCTACATCAGCCTTTGGCTATAGAGACAATATTTGTAAGAAAGATCAATTCattcatgggatttgtttacaataataaaaataaagaatattgcCAGCCTTTAAGCGGCAAACATGACACATCTGTCATTCAGATTATACTCCTcaatctttttttgtgtttgtgtgtttacatgttctCCCTTCTGCAGAAGCAGTAGCATTTTGAAGAGATAAAAGCAGATAGACATAATGTTTCTTACCCACTGTAGGACCAAGCATGTATGAATTAATTCCAAGCATCAATAGGTGTACAAGCTTTACATTGACTTTGACCAAATATCATCCtggaacaacaagaaaaacctatGTGTACCCCAAATGGTCACACTTGCTGCACATGACTTCTAAAGAagaagtgtatttcccaaaaagtCTATGTATTCCTTTTGTACCATATATTGAACATACTAGAGAAAGCCAGCATCACTATACAGTTTCTGAGTCTTGGAAATATTCAGTATCAAATTGTCAGTCAATACTTGGTTCATCTGACGTAGTATCCTCTAGTCCTTACTCATCTCTTCCCTTTCAGACTCTAACCTTCTCGACTGCAGTTGTAATGGTATGATTGCATTAGCCCTGGGCTCTTCTGTTTACCTTTGGAATTCAGAAACTCATGCTCTAGTGGGACATTTTGACCCGAGTCCGCAACCAGGACGACCGTGCCGTCAGACTCTATCATCTATCTCGTCTCTGTGCTGGAGCAGAGATGGCCGAGCTCTCTGTATTGGCACCAGGCGAGGGGAGATATGGGTAAATGCTTTAGAGATTAGCGTAAATGAGCTGGTAGAGGGTGGAAACTGTGGTATGGGGGCCTGTGCATAGTTGAGTCAGAACGATGACGGTTTGTGGTGTCTCTGTCTCCCTTTGACTCTTTAGTTGTGGGATGTTGAACACAAGCAGAATATGAGGTGTCTGCCATCACACTTGTCTGTGGTTAGAGCTCTTTCCTGGAAACAGCAGTTATTCAGCAggtactggtgtgtgtgtgttgtccatATACTATAGCGAAAGTGAAAGAATTTTCAGTATCATTCTCAACTCTAGAAACTTCATTCACATCAATATCTGTTTAATTCTTCATCAAAAGGAAATGTAAGTGGTATAAAAAGGGAAGGATAATTTTTCCACTATTTGACAGCGGCTCCGTGCTGGGACATATCCATCACCATGACCCTCGAGCTCCAGCAGCTCTGGTAGGTGCGGCCGTCCAGCAGGAGGGCCTCTGCAGCCTGCAGTGGTCGCCAGGTAATGAGTGGCTGGGCAGCGGCTCCACAGACGGCCTCCTCCGTATATGGGATAGTGACATCGCAGGGTCACATCAACCAATCACCACAATGAAACAGCCCAGTGCTGTTAAGGTCAGTGTTTGCTTCATGATGGGACTTTAAATGAAAGCAGTACTGTGTTTTTGAATATAATGCAGGCTTTATTCTCTGTTACTTCATGTTATCCTTTATTTTCTGACTCTTTTCAGCAATAAGCCCATTTGTTAATCTTCACATACTGCAtatatagtttaattttttaCTTAAACAGCTGAACACTGTAGTTTTGGAAAACCTAATATACGCATTTGGTGCCCGAACGTACATGCAAGGAAACATTATTTAAACAGTGCAGCACAAAATATAAGCTACAAAATGCTTTACAGGTGGAAAAAATCTTAAGTATTGTGAGTAggaatgtatgtgtatgttggCTAcctcaaattaaattacagtgtccatgttcatcataatgaaggaaaatgCCACCCACTACTATGGTGTGGGgccatttacatgttttaaagaGGATATAATATGTACAtatccaggtctatatttttattatgtggcttgactggaatatctttgcatgacttACTGTTCCAaaaattccttatttatcttacaccggccatttatgcagcccctcagttcaacctTTGTCTGAAACAAGCCGTTTTAGCTCCTTTCTCTTTAAAGccgccctcctgatgagcccactctattCTGACTGGTTAGCTTTGGGAAGCTGCCTCTCGGCAGACTCAAACTCATAAGCTTCAAGCCcaaatctgatccgaaatatgagagtggacaacacaaacaacccatggaacaaccttagcaacaaaggctacagaacggatggccgtttgtgggcatgagtgAACAATCTGACGCCAGTTCGATGTGGAAGTAGAGGGAACTTCACAAATGGAGCGTTCAGCTTTTGGGagaatttttttaattcacCTCTAGTTTTGGAACTGTGATTaagtttaacatagacatccaacatcataacagtatataaatgacagataatcacaaaaaagcatGTTATATATCCTTTAATTTGGGGATTGTGCTGCTTGTCTAAAGCATGTCTAAAACAACCTTTATCATGCATGGAGGGGTTGTGAATTTGatcactgtgattggtttaatAGTGCAAATAATAGTAAAAACCATGAAACACCATCAGCACTGTATGACTCTTGTCACTGATTTGTGTTACTTGTCTGACTGCATCATTCACAGATGATGACATGTGAAGCATTTTTTATGATAGACACATTCATATATTGTAAACCACTGTGCATTGTGTTGTATGACTTGATGGTGATACTTTTAGCTCATGCTAACATGAGTTGCATGCTGCTGGTTGGTACATTTATGGTTTAGCTACTGTTATTCTGAGGTTTGACAACTGCTGTTAGTTGATCCTGCAACTTAATCACGGATGTTTTCTTTAACAACCAAACAATCTACTGACAgttgtatgtgtgcttgtgcattcactgtgtgtatgttcaggCTATGGGTTGGTGTCCATGGCAGAGAAAGATGATCGCTACAGGAGGGGGATGTAAAGATAGAGAGCTGAGAGTCTGGGACACACGATCAGGGACTTGTGTTACTTCTGTTGACACAAACTCTCAGGTGCTTGAGactcaaaaagtattttaactGTGAATTAATTGCTTTTACATTAAAGACAACACCGCTGACTTAACAGTGCAATTACTCCTATTGCAGATCTGTTCTCTACGGTGGGCAGATAAGAAGAGACGCCTGGTCACAGGTCATGGCCTGCCCCATCACCACGTCATCTGCTGGGACTGGGAGTTTCCCTCACTCAGCTCAAGCTACCATCTCACTGGTGAGAGAACCTGAAATATAGTTTATAACTACAGCCCTCAACAGTGTCTGTTTAACACATTCATAACAACCTTATAGGAATAAATGTATAGTATTGCATCATGATATGTGCTGAGTAATAGTAATATAACGGCAACTGCGTGACAGTTGGTGATTGCTGCAGTTCAGTCATCTatcattgaaatatttattcaccATTTTGTACTGACTCATTCGAGTCCTGGGCCTCCAGTCAATGTGAAACTTTGAAGCCACAACACTGGATATGAAGTGTCACATTTCCTGAGGTATTGTGGGCAAAGAAAGACTTCAAACCTGCGCGTGACAAAGGTTGTTTAAATATcctttaaaagcattttaaaagacatttattatttcaaatgttcagcagttgttttattcatttactcACAAAATGCAGTTACTCTGGAGGTGATTTTTAGCCTGAAAATCAGACTGAATGGACCACTTTCACATCATTTTTCAGTCTGATATCGTACTCATCTTGGCCACCGCCTCTTGCTTGGTAAGGGGGGGGGGTCATTTTCACCTAATCAGTCAGTAGTTTCTGTCCCACCAACGTCATGAACGTCATTTTTAGATGACACAGAAGCTGCAGTAGGGGATGTTGGAGCAGTTAACTTAATGCTTTTCACATCGATCGAAGAAATATGCAGATTTGagagttgttatttctgtaagtcTTCCAACAACCTGTACAGTATAGTAGCTCCATTGTGTGCCTCCATGCTTGTTACCATTCTCTTAGCAATTTTTCTGGtgctatttttctgtctttggcACAGGAAGATGACATCCACAGTTTTAATCTCGCCAGTTGTTTCTCCAAACAGCCGTTAAAGCACACCATAACCAGGCTGGTGATTTATCTACTTAAATGGCTGAGCTATATTGCTCCTCAAACACCCTTAAAACTCtatgttaaatgttaaagtcTTTGAGACTCTCTCTCAATTTGTAAGCCGTTCCTATTTGTTCATGATTTACTGTTCAGTGAATGTGTGATTTGCATGCTGGTTAGTGTCGCTCTGTGCTTTTTGATGTGACACAAACTCTGACATGTATATGACACAAAAGCTATCAGACAAAAACAGGTGTTTATCACTGCTCAATATGAAGTTTAATACTGCTTTATTACTCAATAATACTACAGTATTTCGGTAGTGAAGACAGCAAgacatttgtctgttttgtgtgggaaaaaaagatatttgaatGTAAAAGTTAATAATGCcgttgttgtttttcaggtcATTCACATCGAGTCCTACACTTGGCCTTAAATCCTGATGGTACTCAGATTTTCTCTGCTGGAGCGGACCAGTGCGTTCACATCTGGGACATGTAACTTCTATCTCAGAACATTGTTGGCATCTGGCCAGGTTTGCTTTCTTGGAAATGCCACTGTGTAGAGCAAACACATTTCCTGTCACATAGTGCAAACTAACCACACAGTCAAACCATCTTATCATAGAAAGCGTCATATCAAGATGTCATATCAAGATAGTGCATGCACCACAATTTGATGGTTTTCCTGCTATTAAAggtaaaatgacattaaaacatcattaaaattcTACACATATGTTCTTTTTTATGACGTAGGTTTCGCTGAGACACTCACAAGCAGATTTTGTGTGACAGCAGTGCACCTCAGTTATACTTCGATACTGGAGAAGTGTCTTTCTTAGCTCAGATGACTCACAATCAACATTTAAAGGAGAATCTTCAGGGAGGTTGTGTGTATTCTCAGaataatattttaatgcaatttttttttgtgaagctATTAATTTTAGCAGAGGTCACTATGAAATCAAGTACTgcacatttgtatttatttaatctgtttgtGATAATGATGTATGTCATGTTTGTCCATTGTCTGCACATTAAAGATATCCTCCTGAGATATGTAACCCAATAAACACTGCTATATGGCAACAATTACACAAATTCTCTGGactgttgtatttatttattgtatgtttttgttactttccaCAAGCAAAGTGAGAcccaatttatttaaaagataagTAGAGTTCGTTTGTTGGGGGCTGTTAAACAGGTGGTGACAGAGCTGACAGGACCTGTGTGTTGAAAGATTTCTCACGCAAGTATGTGAACAACACTTTGAGAGAACAATTTGTGGAAAAGGTATCTGTGGTGAGGACTTCCTTTGAGCAAGTAGAAATAAAAACGCAAGACCACCCATCTGAGGTGACATGTCTTATGGGTAACATGTTCAGAGACACTTTGGTGTAGTAGAGGTGGTGCAACATGAGAGGTTGAGACTTTGT of the Thunnus maccoyii chromosome 9, fThuMac1.1, whole genome shotgun sequence genome contains:
- the LOC121904718 gene encoding cell division cycle protein 20 homolog B-like isoform X1; amino-acid sequence: MRLKFTGGDSNEWDNMRRMLRDFVGKRRHCSFKGQTDAHHASYKRFRRRIIQRSSSEVPAASTPLSTGRQCEPGFEFDAVCQRLELDSPQRPYEPAQRGLEGNKEATLGGGGSHRSAVTPPNTPLIIPARGRPVTENAPEQGWVWTAALQRHGIAQQTGSDDDIRSDLQPFAPLNKASVSLQGKSVMKLAAPSLLNDYYSNLLDCSCNGMIALALGSSVYLWNSETHALVGHFDPSPQPGRPCRQTLSSISSLCWSRDGRALCIGTRRGEIWLWDVEHKQNMRCLPSHLSVVRALSWKQQLFSSGSVLGHIHHHDPRAPAALVGAAVQQEGLCSLQWSPGNEWLGSGSTDGLLRIWDSDIAGSHQPITTMKQPSAVKAMGWCPWQRKMIATGGGCKDRELRVWDTRSGTCVTSVDTNSQICSLRWADKKRRLVTGHGLPHHHVICWDWEFPSLSSSYHLTGHSHRVLHLALNPDGTQIFSAGADQCVHIWDM
- the LOC121904718 gene encoding cell division cycle protein 20 homolog B-like isoform X2, with the translated sequence MRRMLRDFVGKRRHCSFKGQTDAHHASYKRFRRRIIQRSSSEVPAASTPLSTGRQCEPGFEFDAVCQRLELDSPQRPYEPAQRGLEGNKEATLGGGGSHRSAVTPPNTPLIIPARGRPVTENAPEQGWVWTAALQRHGIAQQTGSDDDIRSDLQPFAPLNKASVSLQGKSVMKLAAPSLLNDYYSNLLDCSCNGMIALALGSSVYLWNSETHALVGHFDPSPQPGRPCRQTLSSISSLCWSRDGRALCIGTRRGEIWLWDVEHKQNMRCLPSHLSVVRALSWKQQLFSSGSVLGHIHHHDPRAPAALVGAAVQQEGLCSLQWSPGNEWLGSGSTDGLLRIWDSDIAGSHQPITTMKQPSAVKAMGWCPWQRKMIATGGGCKDRELRVWDTRSGTCVTSVDTNSQICSLRWADKKRRLVTGHGLPHHHVICWDWEFPSLSSSYHLTGHSHRVLHLALNPDGTQIFSAGADQCVHIWDM
- the gpx8 gene encoding probable glutathione peroxidase 8 — protein: MEALGGYPAKSSNPKAKRLTVLLSMTVGVGCLFLLQTQLLKPRKPKDFYSFDVKDAKGRTVSLEKYRGKASLVVNVASHSEQTETSYRSLQELHRELGTSHFNVLAFPCGQFGDTETGTSRDIEAFAKSTYGVTFPFFSKIKIMGSEANPAFKFLTDSVKKIPKWNFWKFLVNPEGKVVRFWRADEPMESVRQEVSALVREIILKKRVEL